A genome region from Salvia splendens isolate huo1 chromosome 19, SspV2, whole genome shotgun sequence includes the following:
- the LOC121778814 gene encoding F-box/LRR-repeat protein 15-like, with product MRICCFGFSCVGEEEEDIDSVIACNLCYFCRQNKEGNCLLGNAIEDMDNDDSELGFWAKFHDDGGSGSGLRVDGERANEKETTEMFDLDGESNEKSEDFLLWLNEVKTRRADGASGGQELKVDVNLNLGLGGDPSSSTAMIATGRDSSDRDLQNKRPKVHSFSLDWGTQFLNEFHYFHPHHDKFDDGDLPDSTISGVDATNNIDADRMDDMEVRMDLTDDLLHMVFSFLEHIDLCRAARVCRQWRDASSHEDFWRYLNFENRYISVQQFEDMCHRYPNATGVNIYGTPAIHPLVMTAISSLRNIEILTLGKGQLGETFFQALTDCHMLKSLTINDATLGNGIQETPIHHERLHDLQIVKCRVVRISIRCPLLETLSLKRSSMPHAVLNCPLLRELDIASCHKLSDAAIRSAVTSCPLLESLDMSNCSCVSDETLQGIAQHCVHLRILDASYCPNISLESVRLNMLTVLKLHSCEGITSASMVAIASSSLLEVLELDNCSLLTSVSLDLQRLQNIRLVHCRKFVDLNLRSNVLSSITVSNCPSLQRISITSNALKKLVLQKQESLTTLALQCHSLQEVDLTECESLTNSICEVFGSGGGCTMLRSLVLDNCERLTTVSFHSTSLVSLSLGGCRAITSLELECPYLEHVSLDGCDHLEKASFSPVGLKSLNMGICPKLNVLHVEAPLMVSLELKGCGVLSEACIYCPLLTTLDASFCSHLKDDFLSATASSCPFIDTLVLMSCPSVGPDGLSSLRCLLNLTYLDLSYTFLVNLQPVFDSCLYLKVLKLQACKYLSDTSLEPIYKGSALPALCELDLSYGTLCQSSIEELLAGCRHLTHVSLNGCINMHDLDWGFHRNGLSNVSTSCELFGGSFGENVLHEHEPKRLLQNLNCVGCPNIKKVVIPSTARCFHLSSLNLSLSSNLKEVDISCCNLLFLNLSNCNSLEILKLDCPRLITLFLQSCSIDEEAVETAITHCNVLETLDVRFCPKISPMSMGTLRVACPSLKRIFSSLATI from the exons ATGAGGATTTGCTGCTTTGGATTTTCATGCGTtggagaggaagaggaggacATAGACAGCGTTATTGCGTGTAATTTATGTTATTTCTGCCGTCAGAATAAGGAGGGCAACTGCCTTTTGGGGAATGCGATTGAGGATATGGATAATGATGATTCTGAATTAGGGTTTTGGGCCAAATTTCACGATGATGGTGGAAGTGGTAGTGGGTTACGGGTGGATGGTGAACGAGCAAATGAGAAGGAGACAACCGAAATGTTTGATCTTGATGGTGAATCGAATGAAAAGAGTGAGGATTTCCTGCTTTGGCTAAATGAGGTGAAGACTCGACGAGCTGATGGAGCTAGTGGAGGTCAGGAGCTGAAAGTGGATGTTAATTTGAATTTGGGATTAGGTGGTGATCCTTCATCTTCCACGGCAATGATTGCTACAGGGAGAGATAGTTCTGATCGCGATTTGCAGAATAAACGTCCCAAAGTTCACTCTTTTTCTCT GGACTGGGGTACTCAGTTTCTGAATGAATTTCATTACTTTCATCCCCATCACGACAAGTTTGATGATGGGGATTTGCCTGATTCTACTATTAGCGGAGTCGATGCAACAAATAATATCGACGCTGATAGGATGGACGATATGGAAGTTCGGATGGATCTGACAGATGACTTATTGCATATG GTTTTCTCATTCTTGGAACACATTGATCTTTGCCGAGCTGCAAGGGTTTGCCGGCAGTGGAGAGATGCAAGTTCTCACGAAGATTTCTGGCGGTACCTGAATTTTGAGAACCGCTACATATCTGTGCAGCAAT TTGAGGACATGTGTCATCGATATCCCAATGCTACTGGAGTGAATATTTACGGTACCCCAGCTATCCATCCGCTGGTGATGACAGCCATCTCTTCACTTAG AAATATTGAGATTCTGACCTTGGGCAAAGGCCAGTTGGGGGAAACCTTTTTCCAAGCATTGACAGATTGCCATATGTTGAAGAGTTTAACTATCAATGATGCTACATTAGGTAATGGCATTCAGGAAACCCCCATTCATCATGAAAGATTGCATGATCTCCAGATAGTGAAATGCCGTGTGGTTCGCATCTCTATCAG GTGTCCCCTTCTCGAGACCTTGTCCCTAAAGCGGAGTAGTATGCCACATGCAGTGCTCAACTGTCCCCTTTTGCGTGAGCTTGATATTGCTTCCTGTCACAAGCTTTCAGATGCTGCTATCCGCTCAGCTGTGACATCCTGCCCACTCTTGGAGTCTTTGGACATGTCCAATTGTTCATGTGTCAGTGATGAGACACTGCAAGGAATAGCTCAGCATTGTGTACATCTCCGTATTCTTGATGCTTCATACTGCCCAAACATCTCTCTTGAA TCTGTGAGGCTCAATATGTTGACAGTTCTGAAACTTCACAGCTGTGAGGGTATAACATCGGCTTCAATGGTTGCTATAGCTTCTAGTTCGTTGCTTGAG GTTCTGGAGCTTGATAACTGCAGTTTACTGACATCAGTATCTTTGGATCTGCAACGACTGCAGAACATAAGGCTTGTACACTGTCGGAA ATTTGTTGATTTGAATTTAAGGAGCAATGTTCTGTCTTCCATCACAGTTTCTAATTGTCCCTCTCTCCAAAGAATCAGTATTACATCAAATGCACTTAAA AAATTAGTTTTGCAAAAGCAAGAAAGCTTAACAACCTTGGCCCTCCAATGCCATTCTTTGCAAGAAGTGGACCTCACTGAATGCGAATCTTTGACAAATTCAATTTGTGAAGTTTTCGGTAGTGGAGGAGGCTGCACAATGTTGAGATCGTTAGTTCTTGACAACTGTGAG AGATTGACAACAGTGAGCTTCCACAGTACGTCTTTGGTCAGTCTTTCACTTGGTGGTTGCCGTGCTATAACCTCTCTTGAACTTGAATGTCCTTACCTTGAGCATGTCTCATTAGATGGCTGTGATCATCTTGAGAAAGCATCATTTTCACCT GTTGGTCTAAAGTCTTTGAATATGGGAATATGCCCCAAACTGAACGTGCTCCATGTTGAAGCGCCATTAATGGTTTCACTTGAACTAAAGGGTTGTGGCGTATTATCTGAAGCATGCATATACTGCCCTCTTCTTACAACTCTGGATGCATCTTTCTGCAG CCACCTCAAGGATGATTTCTTATCTGCGACAGCATCTTCATGCCCGTTTATTGATACATTGGTCTTGATGTCGTGCCCCTCTGTTGGTCCTGATGGACTTTCATCTTTGCGCTGCCTTCTCAACTTGACTTACCTTGATTTGTCGTACACCTTTTTGGTTAATCTGCAACCTGTTTTTGACTCCTGCTTGTATTTGAAG GTTCTGAAATTGCAAGCATGCAAGTACCTTAGTGACACATCGTTGGAGCCTATTTACAAAGGCAGTGCCCTCCCAGCTCTCTGTGAGTTGGACTTGTCGTATGGGACGCTCTGCCAGTCGTCGATAGAGGAGTTGCTTGCTGGTTGTCGGCATTTAACTCATGTCAGCTTGAATGGTTGCATCAATATGCATGACTTGGATTGGGGGTTTCACCGTAATGGACTATCTAATGTCAGCACTTCTTGTGAGTTGTTTGGTGGCTCGTTTGGGGAAAATGTGCTTCATGAGCATGAACCTAAGCGCCTGCTCCAGAATCTTAACTGTGTTGGTTGTCCAAATATTAAGAAGGTGGTCATTCCTTCTACAGCTAGATGTTTCCATCTATCATCTTTGAACCTTTCCTTGTCGTCAAACTTGAAGGAAGTTGACATATCATGCTGTAATTTGCTCTTTCTCAACTTGAG CAATTGCAACTCCTTGGAGATTTTGAAGCTTGATTGTCCACGATTAATCACTCTTTTTCTTCAG TCTTGCAGCATTGACGAGGAAGCTGTTGAAACTGCTATAACTCATTGCAATGTGCTGGAGACACTTGATGTCCGGTTTTGTCCGAAG ATATCTCCCATGAGCATGGGTACGCTACGCGTGGCATGCCCGAGTTTGAAACGGATCTTCAGCAGCTTAGCAACGATTTGA